In a genomic window of Pangasianodon hypophthalmus isolate fPanHyp1 chromosome 19, fPanHyp1.pri, whole genome shotgun sequence:
- the tdrd6 gene encoding tudor domain-containing 6 isoform X3: MCSIPGLPSPGSTVTVFITRVNVNPLCVLVEFWGNFVQDQKLAYQQMKKEIQYPKEVFHEGEGKPGDLCLVRVYETWYRGRIVSRNDTYYSVFLIDEGRTLRAHTSLLAWGQTDFFNLPPEVEFCILSNVLPLSTENRWSKLALGFMKSFCGRSVTACVLDFAIPQRAFLLDIPCLSRQMHEMGFAKKLSSEEFKDFVSRSLQSDAGSVDLLRTASMGFEPLVQIKKQQCYMYPELQAETTETVLVTEVNNPLRVFCQLKVFSQELKKLTEQITKHYERTIGSHFARPENLGAPCASRGTDGKWYRSVLQQVMSTNNVVEVLHVDYGKKQFVQVDHVRPLAPEFFRMPVVTYVCSLHGVIDRGVGWTVSQIDYLKSLLLNRTVIARFEYQSLSEGVHYVTLYGDENTNINKLFGSREKCLMDSRCLKDYTVHKMGTRQRCQISVKGETQGTEDLKGIFTESLSPNTEHVAVVQHVDSPSKFWIQTQKYAAEFDLLMNGLTELYSDQTRTSGVIRKPVAGLLCVAKAQDDVFYRATICEVIESKAEVFFLDYGNKELVDCSNLCELPLRYQNLPALAIKCALYGIQPGSEEWDLNATLFFAKAVVDKVLDVRILAKSEDTHLVQVIDSMSDGEKDFSKLLCNAGFADFEAMDKPMVAPYTKVVQTSDVFKTGAVSQSSSSPAVTAAFKEYLFPIGSSFDVTVSYIESPNDFWCQKTTDAKCLKLLMQDLQRYYANSEFQPPLEAACVARHPENRMWSRALVIQKHQASNVTVLFVDYGETKRVPIHDLRRIDPEFLKLKGQAFRCCLYNLSYPVSHSPLVWSPDATLQFREFVDKAASMSVMLKCTVYAVMCDTQKVIFNVVDLESPFQSLCRLLVQRGLADSASKMVALPPLRLDTYYYSSHSIKTGSEEDVCITYVKNVNQFFCHLQRNSVQIEELADKVNRLCGQLQRINCPKTFGNVCFAKYTDGLWYRGQFKSVKPPVVVHFVDYGDTQQVEKSDLLPVPVEAAEIMAIPVQAVECGLSDVPEKVPGEVNNWFESFVMDRKLKALIVAKEPTGKLIVELYDGKTPVNAIIREKFHIEVERNEQITVKEFDVMDQYRSYSVPERQKVPQWTPEKHWRSQKNADSEESSGRFLDGDMKRDITAIKLKQHVFHRDSHSESENEKPSVLKQAELPVKVVEPGLEAEVFISHCNSPLSFFVQLVTDESDIWSLVEKLNDGQSEHVPVNSGDLCEGDLVSAEYPDDNCWYRAVVRKAPVGDTADVEFIDFGNTAEVSVSKICILDKMFSQPRYSIHCSLIGVENVDCDVASNLKTEMEKNADGFLCKFIQQAGSVWEVKLEVNGKLLGSALSKDASNITVTAAPKSPDTNFNLCTYKNPDIPTGQVIAVYASVIIGPQLFWCQYAETEKLQEISDIIQKIGSNLESGALNVETLQIGSGCIALFDEDQLWYRAKVTSVEKDTLSVLFVDYGNESKVKMSDVRPLPFEVSDLPPQAFACQLDGFNVLEGSWDDKAADQFFELINDHLLKVTILKLASSCDMVTPHFVKLECEEIIINDAVKKCWTQNSKRTSFELANAPSATLLDSTTVTETSSLCVSEPVVRPKDPLCAMEYLHNGTCISPLRMQVECDSTLAEHEEQAGSTELLDKRNVAVGTIFSQDDDHDLTSAGIEKTENYGKSVGVKDTNVNVDISDIHSNQPVDVLGECQLDSTDFMSKGAFTGSLEYTDENEVVETAETASPEVPSCDEVCEKVYRSVSEHEEHETESDHEIIKSDLGNVRRAAESNVVGSECVIWSHVHKGWCRAQTLKISDDSTLVLLLDHDFVMKVDPVNIFEIVPEESLQVEKEMEHEAVTCFASQDPSVIDRDEEIDEERSAGMDVVVSDEQAQDKEHDSCLGDLVAESEKTLQVDLIQCLDLNAPQEMSQMFVADVSLEQSEPAMEMDLKLELAQNACGASTVQEQTEETSPPAEEQREDVIKTCEQVDELMDFIPVIPLEKDQEAQSEAETHVETFSVMSQEKAKETEHETVECFSSQEPTGFNEEMDEQPSGGVDLVIIEEQAQDKEHDSYSGDLVAESEKPVQDDATQGPDLGLDTPQEMQSKKFVADVSVEQSEPDMEMNPSLEVAQDLCCAVKVQVQPAEDTEETSPPVEEQGVEDVTKMCEQVDELMEFIPVIPLEKDQEAESEAETHVETFSVMSQEKALDVELDADPDLAAVIEVIDDVIAFVSENEQGSDTTSDMIKVSMVQTECLAADTVSSDVQQPSDAEELRALMVTHLSLRIEDTSDDDIIFVKEWQVSATETIEPSSKE, translated from the exons ATGTGTTCAATTCCTGGGCTCCCGTCACCTGGCTCAACTGTAACTGTGTTCATTACCAGAGTAAACGTGAACCCTCTCTGTGTTCTAGTAGAGTTTTGGGGTAATTTTGTCCAGGATCAGAAACTTGCATATCAACAAATGAAAAAGGAGATTCAGTACCCCAAAGAAGTATTTCATGAAGGAGAAGGCAAGCCTGGTGACCTGTGTCTTGTACGGGTCTATGAAACGTGGTACAGAGGCCGTATAGTGTCAAGGAATGATACTTACTACAGCGTGTTCCTTATTGATGAAGGCAGAACACTTCGGGCTCATACCAGCCTTTTGGCGTGGGGCCAAACTGACTTTTTCAACCTGCCTCCTGAAGTTGAATTTTGCATTCTTTCCAATGTCCTGCCATTGTCTACTGAAAATAGATGGTCAAAATTGGCCTTGGGGTTCATGAAATCATTCTGTGGGAGATCAGTTACTGCCTGTGTTCTGGATTTTGCCATACCCCAGCGTGCATTTCTGCTTGATATTCCATGTCTGTCTAGGCAAATGCATGAGATGGGATTTGCAAAGAAATTGTCAAGTGAGGAATTCAAAGACTTTGTTTCAAGATCTTTACAGTCTGATGCTGGTTCTGTAGACCTGTTGAGGACTGCATCCATGGGATTTGAACCACTTGTACAAATCAAGAAACAGCAGTGTTACATGTATCCAGAGCTACAAGCTGAAACCACTGAGACTGTACTAGTCACAGAGGTAAACAATCCCCTGCGTGTCTTCTGTCAGCTAAAGGTTTTCTCCCAGGAACTCAAGAAACTGACAGAGCAGATAACTAAGCATTATGAAAGAACAATTGGATCTCATTTTGCAAGACCTGAGAATTTGGGGGCTCCTTGTGCATCAAGAGGAACTGATGGAAAGTGGTATCGCTCTGTTTTGCAGCAGGTCATGTCCACCAACAATGTAGTTGAGGTGCTACATGTGGATTATGGGAAGAAACAATTTGTTCAAGTAGATCATGTTAGACCACTGGCCCCAGAATTCTTTCGAATGCCTGTTGTGACTTATGTTTGCTCTCTTCATGGAGTTATTGATCGAGGTGTTGGTTGGACAGTTTCACAGATTGATTATCTGAAATCTTTACTGCTCAACAGAACGGTTATTGCCAGATTTGAGTATCAGAGCCTCTCAGAGGGCGTCCACTATGTCACACTCTATGGAGATGAAAACactaatataaacaaattatttggctCAAGAGAGAAGTGCTTAATGGATTCAAGGTGCCTTAAAGATTATACCGTGCATAAGATGGGAACACGTCAGAGGTGCCAGATTTCAGTTAAAGGTGAGACACAAGGAACTGAGGATTTGAAAGGGATTTTTACAGAAAGTCTGTCACCTAATACTGAGCATGTGGCTGTTGTGCAGCATGTTGATAGCCCCTCAAAGTTTTGGATCCAGACACAGAAATATGCTGCTGAGTTTGATCTGCTAATGAATGGCCTGACAGAGCTGTATAGTGATCAGACCAGAACCAGTGGAGTGATTAGAAAGCCTGTAGCTGGTCTTCTTTGTGTGGCCAAAGCTCAAGATGATGTATTCTATAGGGCTACTATTTGTGAAGTCATTGAGTCCAAGGCAGAGGTTTTCTTCCTGGACTATGGAAACAAAGAATTGGTTGATTGTAGCAACCTTTGTGAGTTGCCCCTCAGGTATCAAAACCTACCAGCCTTGGCAATTAAGTGTGCTCTTTATGGCATTCAACCCGGAAGTGAAGAATGGGATCTAAATGCCACATTATTCTTTGCTAAAGCTGTTGTGGACAAAGTCCTTGATGTACGTATACTTGCAAAGTCCGAAGACACACATCTTGTCCAGGTCATTGATTCAATGTCAGATGGAGAAAAAGATTTTTCAAAGCTGCTCTGTAATGCAGGTTTTGCAGACTTTGAAGCTATGGATAAACCTATGGTCGCACCATACACTAAAGTGGTACAGACTTCTGACGTGTTCAAGACAGGTGCTGTTTCACAGTCATCCAGTTCACCTGCGGTAACAGCTGCTTTCAAGGAGTACTTGTTTCCAATTGGAAGCTCATTTGATGTTACAGTATCCTACATCGAGAGTCCAAATGACTTTTGGTGTCAGAAAACTACTGATGCAAAATGCCTGAAACTGCTAATGCAGGATCTCCAGAGGTACTATGCAAACTCTGAATTTCAGCCTCCTTTGGAAGCTGCCTGTGTTGCCCGTCATCCTGAAAATAGAATGTGGTCTCGAGCTTTGGTGATCCAAAAGCACCAGGCTTCTAACGTAACTGTACTGTTTGTTGATTATGGGGAAACAAAGAGAGTTCCCATTCATGACCTTCGCCGCATTGATCCAGAATTCCTTAAGCTGAAAGGACAAGCTTTCCGATGCTGCTTGTATAACTTGAGCTATCCGGTCTCTCATTCCCCTTTAGTCTGGAGTCCTGATGCTACGTTGCAGTTTCGAGAGTTTGTGGACAAGGCAGCCTCCATGAGTGTCATGTTgaagtgtactgtatatgctgtGATGTGTGACACTCAGAAAGTGATTTTCAATGTAGTGGATTTGGAGAGTCCGTTCCAAAGCCTCTGCAGACTTCTTGTCCAGAGAGGTCTGGCCGACAGTGCATCTAAAATGGTAGCTCTGCCACCTTTAAGGCTGGATACATACTACTACTCTTCACACAGCATCAAAACTGGGTCTGAAGAAGATGTATGCATCActtatgtgaaaaatgtcaacCAGTTCTTTTGTCATCTGCAAAGAAATTCTGTGCAGATTGAGGAACTTGCAGATAAAGTCAACAGGTTATGTGGTCAGCTACAGAGAATTAACTGTCCAAAAACCTTTGGAAATGTTTGCTTTGCAAAATATACTGACGGGCTGTGGTACAGGGGACAGTTTAAATCTGTAAAGCCTCCAGTTGTAGTCCACTTTGTGGATTATGGCGACACACAGCAAGTTGAGAAATCAGACCTCCTACCAGTTCCAGTTGAAGCTGCTGAGATTATGGCAATACCTGTGCAAGCAGTTGAGTGTGGGCTTTCTGATGTGCCTGAAAAGGTtccaggtgaagtgaataattgGTTTGAAAGTTTTGTGATGGATCGCAAGCTGAAAGCATTGATAGTAGCCAAAGAACCAACTGGTAAATTAATTGTTGAGCTGTATGATGGGAAAACTCCAGTAAATGCAATAATAAGAGAGAAATTTCACATTGAAGTTGAGAGAAATGAGCAAATTACTGTAAAAGAATTTGATGTTATGGATCAATATCGGTCATATAGTGTGCCTGAAAGACAAAAAGTACCGCAATGGACTCCTGAAAAACACTGGAGATCTCAGAAAAATGCTGATTCGGAAGAAAGCTCAGGAAGATTTCTTGATGGGGACATGAAGAGAGACATCACCGCAATAAAGTTGAAGCAACATGTTTTTCACAGAGATTCTCATAGTgaatctgaaaatgaaaaaccaaGTGTCCTTAAACAAGCAGAGCTCCCTGTAAAAGTAGTCGAACCAGGTCTGGAAGCTGAAGTTTTCATCTCGCATTGCAATAGTCCTTTGAGTTTCTTTGTCCAATTGGTAACAGATGAAAGTGATATTTGGTCTCTGGTGGAAAAGTTGAATGATGGTCAGTCGGAGCATGTACCTGTTAACTCTGGTGACCTCTGTGAAGGTGACTTGGTTAGTGCAGAGTACCCTGATGATAACTGTTGGTACCGCGCAGTTGTAAGAAAAGCGCCGGTCGGTGACACGGCTGATGTAGAATTCATTGACTTCGGAAATACTGCTGAAGTTTCGGTCTCAAAAATATGCATTCTGGACAAAATGTTCTCCCAACCAAGGTATAGCATTCATTGCTCACTGATTGGAGTGGAAAATGTTGACTGTGATGTGGCCTctaatttaaaaactgaaatggaAAAGAATGCGGATGggtttttatgtaaatttatccAGCAGGCAGGTTCTGTATGGGAGGTCAAACTTGAGGTCAATGGTAAGCTGTTGGGATCTGCTCTCTCCAAAGATGCAAGCAACATAACTGTAACAGCTGCACCCAAGAGCCCAGATACTAACTTCAATCTGTGTACTTATAAAAATCCTGATATACCGACTGGACAGGTAATTGCTGTATATGCCTCAGTCATTATTGGGCCACAGCTCTTCTGGTGTCAGTATGCAGAGACAGAAAAGCTGCAGGAGATTTCTGATATAATCCAAAAGATTGGTAGTAATTTGGAAAGCGGGGCTTTGAATGTAGAAACCCTACAAATTGGAAGTGGATGCATTGCCCTTTTCGATGAGGACCAACTGTGGTATCGTGCAAAGGTGACCTCAGTTGAAAAGGACACACTCTCTGTTCTATTTGTTGACTATGGAAATGAATCAAAAGTTAAAATGAGTGATGTTAGACCACTGCCATTTGAGGTGTCTGATTTGCCTCCTCAGGCATTTGCCTGTCAGCttgatggttttaatgttttggagGGGTCTTGGGACGACAAGGCAGCTGATCAGTTCTTTGAGCTAATCAATGACCATCTCTTGAAAGTCACAATTTTGAAGTTAGCCAGTTCATGTGATATGGTGACTCCGCATTTTGTTAAATTGGAATGTGAGGAAATTATTATCAATGATGCAGTGAAAAAATGTTGGACTCAAAATAGCAAGAGGACATCATTTGAACTAGCAAATGCACCGTCTGCGACACTCTTGGATTCAACTACTGTGACTGAAACGTCCTCTCTCTGTGTAAGTGAACCTGTAGTAAGACCCAAGGACCCCCTTTGTGCCATGGAGTATCTGCACAATGGCACTTGCATTTCTCCACTCAGAATGCAGGTAGAATGCGATAGCACTCTGGCTGAGCATGAGGAGCAAGCTGGATCCACAGAGTTGCTGGATAAAAGAAATGTTGCTGTGGGCACGATATTTTCTCAAGATGATGATCACGATTTGACTTCAGCAGGCATTGAAAAGACTGAGAATTATGGGAAAAGTGTTGGTGTGAAGGATACGAATGTAAATGTGGATATTTCAGACATTCATTCCAATCAACCTGTGGATGTTCTCGGAGAATGCCAGTTAGACTCCACAGACTTTATGAGTAAAGGAGCATTCACAGGTTCTCTGGAGTATACTGATGAGAACGAAGTGGTGGAAACTGCAGAAACTGCATCTCCAGAAGTTCCGTCTTGTGACGAGGTCTGTGAAAAAGTGTACAGATCGGTTTCAGAACACGAAGAGCATGAGACTGAGTCTGATCATGAGATCATAAAATCAG ACTTGGGAAACGTAAGGAGGGCTGCAGAGAGCAATGTAGTCGGGTCAGAATGTGTGATCTGGTCCCACGTACACAAGGGTTGGTGCCGAGCACAAACTTTAAAGATTTCTGATGATTCTACCTTG GTACTGCTTTTGGACCATGATTTTGTAATGAAAGTGGATCCAGTGAACATTTTTGAAATTGTACCAGAGGAATCATTGCAG GTTGAAAAGGAAATGGAGCATGAAGCTGTAACGTGTTTTGCTTCTCAAGATCCTTCTG TCATAGATCGTGATGAAGAGATTGATGAAGAACGTAGTGCTGGGATGGATGTAGTAGTCAGTGACGAACAG GCTCAAGACAAAGAGCATGACTCCTGTTTAGGTGACTTGGTGGCAGAATCTGAAA AAACTTTACAAGTAGATTTGATTCAGTGTTTAGACCTTAACGCTCCTCAGGAAATG agtCAAATGTTTGTTGCAGATGTTTCACTTGAGCAAAGTG aacCAGCCATGGAGATGGATCTAAAACTAGAACTAGCACAGAATGCATGCGGTGCTTCGACGGTCCAG GAACAAACTGAGGAGACAAGTCCTCCAGCAGAGGAACAGAGAG AAGATGTGATTAAGACGTGTGAGCAGGTAGATGAGCTGATGGATTTCATACCCGTGATACCACTGGAGAAG GACCAGGAGGCACAATCTGAGGCTGAAACTCATGTGGAAACCTTCAGTGTAATGTCACAGGAGAAG GCTAAAGAAACTGAGCATGAAACTGTAGAATGTTTTTCCTCTCAAGAACCTACTG gcTTTAATGAAGAAATGGATGAACAGCCTAGTGGTGGGGTCGATCTCGTCATCATTGAGGAACAG GCTCAAGACAAAGAGCATGACTCCTATTCAGGTGACTTGGTGGCAGAATCTGAAA aaCCTGTCCAAGACGATGCAACTCAAGGTCCAGATTTAGGTCTTGATACTCCTCAGGAAATG CAGAGCAAGAAGTTTGTTGCAGATGTTTCAGTTGAACAAAGTG aacCAGACATGGAAATGAATCCATCATTAGAAGTAGCACAAGATTTATGCTGTGCTGTGAAAGTCCAG GTACAACCTGCAGAAGATACTGAGGAGACGAGTCCTCCAGTAGAAGAACAAGGAG TAGAAGATGTGACTAAGATGTGTGAGCAGGTAGATGAGCTGATGGAGTTCATACCCGTGATACCACTGGAGAAG GACCAGGAGGCAGAATCTGAGGCTGAAACTCATGTGGAAACCTTCAGTGTAATGTCACAGGAGAag GCTCTGGATGTGGAACTTGATGCCGATCCTGACTTGGCTGCCGTAATTGAAGTGATTG ATGATGTTATTGCCTTTGTGAGTGAGAATGAACAGGGGTCGGATACAACATCAGACATG ATTAAAGTCAGTATGGTGCAGACTGAATGTCTTGCTGCTGATACGGTGTCTTCTG ACGTACAGCAACCATCTGATGCAGAGGAACTAAGAGCTTTAATGGTCACACATCTGTCCCTTAGAATTGAGGACACATCTGATGATGACATCATCTTTGTGAAAGAGTGGCAGGTTTCCGCAACCGAGACGATCGAGCCCAGTAGTAAAGAGTAG